The DNA sequence cagtttagtccctgtacttttgaagatggtgaagttcagtccctgaactttcctGAATTTGgaaaaataggattcctgttttaaaaatatttaaaagtcatatttcctatttatttttattataaaaattcgtttttaatttctgaaaattccaaaaattattattttaattccgaaaattatttttaattcaaaaataaatttgaaataattagttaattaatttcagttaatttttaattgattaattggtcaaataattcaaaaattaattgattaattgatttaattaattattaattgattttaattaattatttaattagatttaattatttaaaaatgatttaaaaattccgaaaaatagtttcgagctttaaaatattattttaaatattattaactaaaatattattataaaattatttcgaagccagaattggccaaccgaaccctgtttattaccccgaaattgatccaacgacccgttttaattccgaaaaatgttttaaaaattattttaaatttcctgaaagcttgtttatgacccgagacttatttataaatgatatatcattgattatgtgacgtgttatgtgttatatgtgacttgttggttgactgtcggtctgtgtattcgatatttacttgtttattgcgtaactttcaattgGTTAATCatatttgggtaaaatgaagggtagataggagtatgtgttgaatagaatcatattagttgaatattgatagatgcttatgatatgtgagcagaagaggcaagacgtaggaaagggaaacaggtagttgaggagtaagacgattgtgattggaagcgagtgcagtataataagctaataccaagcaagtgttctgaactttctcaagatattatcgtgattgatattcctgtttgattttgcaagtgctttgaagcactgaaccttAACCATGAATCCAactattgatcttgagccgtaaacctgattctttatAGACCATTGATAGTTGTATACCCAGATatgaaccacagatatacgatactactccacaaatacatacaaactaaataccatacactgaatcgagttacctacatactcaaaccattatattttatgctttgaaagaccaaatccttgaaactatgaaacattgattcattgttatccaattctttcattacctagcatccaaactttgaaaatgctcttttgatccttatgcagattaaaaccatttcattatggaacgtcaaatgttgttaatgattctagttattgtttattattgcttattctgttattatgttagaattggattgtttttataaaattgtggaccagattcgtggtcagaccatataatggtcaagttaggccaatgtgtgccttggatccagtagttagagcagtgttgtgtgctttgctcggggttagtgtgtgactgatcagcagcctaaccttggtttttaacatgaaaatataattatccaattctaaatcataatccactgttcacttgatatcataaccatgttcacctgatgatcattattctcatttttgtcattgtgacttgctaagctagttagctcatttatgcgatattgtttctgttcttttccagttaagaaggaaccggttggtaccgaggatccccagtccagcgcgagagctaggggttcaggttgattgagctgagatagtaggcttcttttgggataatttaagtttgtaaaagtttgtaataatgtttaatactcagttatgagttggatagttgggatttgaacggtttgtaatataagtagatgtgtttggcttgtgtgcatactttaacctgttgcggtccgtggtagttggtaaacAGGGTCACTGCATAtgattattatctttattattgttataagcaggttataaataaggtgtgtgtgtggaccccaaacttctgacccgggtttggagggcgccacacacgGTGGCCAAATAGTCTCGATTAAGGAAAATTAGCATAATATAGCTTATAATTAGCTTATATAAGGATAATTAGTAATTCACGCTTAATAGTTAGCCCCGATTAAGACGGATTAACCGTGTTTAAGGCCAATTAACCGTGTTTAAGGCCGATTAACCCCGATTAGGTTCTGTTAGTGGCTTTCACCTtataattaaccttgacgaaggttaaAAGGTGATCAACGCCTGATGTATAGCCTCGATTAAGGTGATTTAGCATTAAACACTATTCAAATTACCCTCGTAAAGACATAAAAAGTGAAATACCACTTGAAAATGAATAAGTCATTGTgaacgtgtaggtcgctccacacttcaTAATATGACCAAACCCAAGAATGGACGAAACTACCTCTGAGCCACGattagaccattataacttccatGAAAACTCAAGAAGTTTTTCcggaagttggggggcaaatggtCTGGATGAAAAGTAATTCGTAAAGAAATAATTAATGTTAAATTAATTGTGTCCTAAAGTTGACTGGTCAAACTCATGACGCCATGGCCCAAAGTAGGTTTTTACGGTCACGCATATGATAATCTTAGCATACTGTAACGACCACGACCCAAATTGAGTCGTATAGCCCACGACCCAATATCAGCCACGTGATGGGCTCGCCGAGCAGGTCTGAGAATGAGGTCCATGATGACACCAACATCGTATCCAACATGAAAATGAAATTCTCTTAGGATTGATCCAGAATCCACCATTTAGGAGAGTCTAACTTACCATCAAAGTATGAGACTTTTCCACCAAATTTCCCTACCctagtctaaccctagactcaacatctatataaagggctctacccctctacgtttttggcttgattctctataacacagagatacataggcatcttgcGAGGACATGTAGTTCCCACCATGTAAACAACCATTAAAACTCGAAACTGAACAACCCTAGCATTAATTGTAATCACAACCCCAGTTTTTATTCCATAAAAATATAAATAAGGGGTAATTTGACAAATCTGAATCGTTTTTTCTGAATGATTAAAATTTCTGCACGAATCATATTCTGAATCAATAATAAAATATCATTTGACAGTTCCAAATCATGTCAGCAgaatggtttaaaaattttgaattacAAAATTTAGCATTCAtgatatataaattaattattaatgtgTATCTTACACAACTTGATTTTTTAAATGTTTTGCTTGCCTCTTTTTAATAATTTACTATTAGCTTATAATTTCAATATTGGTACCCAAAAAAAATAAGAGGCAAAATTAAGTTATTCACTAGCATAAAATTAAAGAATAAAATGATAATCTAATATCTGTACATAACTAAATTCGTAAAAATGATAATTTTTTGGACATGTTAAAATAATGCCAATGCACGTTGAGagtcattaaataattaaaataatttatgtatcataatttaaaataaagtttaccgcgacataagtaattaaaattacaaaaattgttttttagatatattatatatagtttATGTAATTATATactaataaaataataaagaagaAGTGAAAGAAAAAGTTACGTGTCTTGAAAAGCATAGTAGACAAGGAGCACTTGACAGGGAAACAACATCTTAATCGTTAAGTTAGGATTATGCTTCTCAATCGGTAAGAAACATTTGATTCATTAAAAAGGTACAAATACTAAACAAATGATCTTAACTGTAGAAATTTCTTTCATTAAGTTAAGTTTGGTAATAGATTAACAAATGACCCCTTAATATTATTAATGGGTTAAGTTCTATGGAGCCCTTAATATTCATATTATTAATGGGTTAAGTTCTATGGAGATCACCTTTTTCTGAAGACCTTGGGGAGCACTTATGTTCTGCAAGCTAAATATTGcataaaaatattgcaaaacatattattttgcgAATCATACTCTACAAAGatccttattttattcaaaatcttgaatatcatatatgtaccacatgtaaaatattacaaaaatattttattttgcaaAATGTGTAaagtttgcagaacatttgttcagcttgcagaacatacacattctagttattaaacttaaatgatcttcaataattttaatgaattattaatactcgtaaaacatacttcacaaaataatatagtTTATAGTTTTTTGATTGAAGAACATATGTGGTATCCAAGGTATCTGATGAAAAAGTGGTCTACATAGAAGTTTTCTCTATTATTAATTTTAGTAACctatttattatattaaaatttattatctttttcaatttttttataacataaaaataataattatatatcaATAAAAGTAAAAAAAAGTTATAATCAGTACGTAAAAGGGCGAGCGCAGCGCATATATTGAAGTTGAAGCCTCGACCCCAGTTTGTGTAATTGTTATGAATGCAGGGGGAACACCAATATTAAGAAGTGAAAGCCAATCAAAATAAGCCAAAATTATAAATGTTCGTGTTTAGTGTATGCCCATGGGCACACCACAGAAAAaccgtatatatatataatctttTATCTTTTAATTCTGATTTATGTTACTTTGTGTATTAGAGCATATGCAACGCTCACGTTAAAATATTGATTCATGAGCTTTTTTGATCTTTTTCTGCCGTGTGACTATGCAGCGCAATACTTGCTCCTCCAATTTTTAATGGCCCATCAATTCAGGGAGCAGTCCATCAATTTTTGATGGAGCCTTCAACGAGAATTAATATGTGGGACCCAATACTAAAGCATGTTTTCGTTACTTTTTGCAGTCCTTTTCACTGTATAACAACTCTAATAACAACTATTTTTTTAGTAACGGTCAATTTTTTTTGCTTATAAAACTTGGTCCAAATATTCATTTGTAACTCAAATTTTTACACACTCATGTTTCCTTACAAAAATTTCACACACTCATATTTTGTTACATTTTTGTGATTTTTATAAAATGGGTACTAATTGACTCCCTTCCGAGGAATTACAATTATGTATTTCATGGGCTCGACAACCTGTTGATCTGATCACTGGTCGATATTCAAACAAGAATAATTTATGGGGGCGAATTCGTGACAATTATGCAAAAAATTGGTGTGGCACTCCGGAAAATCCCCATGCCGAACCTCATTCAAAAGTTGCTCTTGACTCACATTGGGCACCATTGAAGAGAGTACTAAAAAAATGGCAATGTGCAAAGAATCAGCTAGTCGATATAGTGCAAGCGGAACCAATTTGGTAGATGAggtaaaatatatatatattttaaatacgCTTTTATATTATTCATGTGCTAACTTAGTatccattttttttatttttttagatAACTCAGGCTCAAGGATTATATTTCAAGGAAATAAATAAGACATTTGACAAATGGGAATGTTATGAAGCAGTTACAACACATCCTCAATTTGTAGACGTTCCCACTACTTCTCCACCATTTCAACGAAATTTTCGAACGCAAACTAAATCACCAATCAATTTGAATAGTGATGACTGCGTTGATGAAGAGGGTTTCACAACTCCAGAGTCAAACCGAGAAACAGAAAATCCTTCTAATCCAGTTAGACCGATGGGAGTAAAGGCATCCAAACATGcaaaaaagaaagaaaagcaaCGGATGACCGAAAAGAAGAGATGTCTATGATTATCTTCAATAATATGCAATGTCACCAAAAATAACTAGTGGAGGCCAACATCAAAAGAGACGAGTAAACCCTTCAAATGTCAAGGGAGATGCTAAAACTTGAGAAACGAAAAGAAGCAAGGCAAGCAAGACTTGATGCACGTGAGGAACGGAAAGAAGTAAGATTGGCAAAACACGAGGCGATTGAAAACATGAGGCCGCATTCTATACCTCCGACGAAAATCATTTTCATTGAATATTGGACGATCAACGAAATAATCTTCCATGAGATTTTTCCCTCTCGATAGCCTTTCTCTAGGATGATTAGAAGATTTTCCAGGCCGCGAGCCCCGTCCTTGTGCTTCATCTGGAGTATCGATGAACTCCATCATCATCGCTACTTCATTCACCATGGTATTCATAATTTCAGTCTCTTCTTGACTGTGTTTTTGTCTCTTACTTAGTAATTTTTTTAATGAATTCATTATGCAAAGATTTGTAGTGTTTGAGATGACTATAACATGAAGATCATGATATTATTTATAGACAATTTTCAATATGTAAATCTAGATTAAGACACGTGTGATAATGTGATTCAACAaaaattttatcaaaaatataaatttatccACGATCTTATCAAAAATCTAAAATTATCCAACAATATACAATTGGATACTATTTGTAGGACCATTAAATAATAGAGATGAACTTAAATTTATGacatataatataattatttattcaataaaTAGTAATTAGCATAATAAGCCGTGCGAgacacgggtcattttctagagtttttttatgcgttatgcaattataatgtttgtagagcaactccaacaatatccttatataggctcttgagtcaaattttgaagaaatggagataaaatttctctccaacaagctccatgtccccctctataacattaggagcttcgaatgcttcctcacttttaggagtgaatatcccctcaattataattatattatatttttcttacccgttattttatatttaatgaatgaatataaacagaatagtaagtgtacgtttaaaacgaaacgattaaacttaatctgtagaatgtcgttagtatgtttacaaataaaaagctacaaattaacatatatgttgaatacagagttgaccaaaatcttgaattttatttaaataaactataagTACTGCTCTATATTATTACAGAGTtaactactaacttacaattaacttactcaatttaaaaagataaaaaatgcataactgaagtcagaatgacttgcaatcataatatacaataatgtaaaatttacattattgttaatattaaagttgattataatgaaaaatattagtttttgaaattcaacgtatgtatgtatgggaaaatgtgagttttttatttacactacttttagcaaagtaagattaagttatatgtatgtgtgtgttagcatgtaaattattgtatgttacatctcttagcaaattatgatggtttcaattatttatatgctaaatatctgatttatgtacatgtataatcattattaacatctagtgagataattgattacttaaataacatacatttataattattcaaaaattaaaattatgtaataaataaattgctataatttatatatagtATTCACATTATCagtgacaaacaatccatatctattttttatgCAACCGtgtatcaatcatggttgtaacataaaaacgaattatatatttttaagacttattattgatattcatgatttttttcaagaatttgaatgaaaaattatatttatatcgTTATTGAAACtttttttaagtttctttcattacgactccaatatttcttcatataataatttgataacattttatactatttttgtaaaattaaaaattttcagttcgataaaattttataaatatcagttgaactggttaattccttcaaattattgaaaaatatatgctttttttcttaaataatataaaatgcattgaatcaaatgctacaatatagtatagatataacttttatttgaataattcaaaatattaaaataattcaaaatatttgtacaatattatcttgatcaatgaatattgttgatctaaaagaattctttttaaaaagttaatttttttaaagtgaaaaatgaaaaataaatcgatttaatatataatcgttgttttaacaaatctagtgagatatcatttcaaatttcaaatattcttaaatttgggacaaatcccaaaaataataatgcgttaccagtgaaattagtaattttaatataaataatcaattgacttgatcatataaagacctcaaacacattaatttatattaacataagatattaaaaaatttcacattattggtaagatattctcgccgagcttgtaatttaaatttactaaacgtagaatgtgacgatgtttttcgaCCGGGTCTtgtagtcaaattttgagtattttttgaacaatgggccaagttctaaaatgcattgactcattataattcaaacttatctaaatatgtaataccaatatagattatttatatataagcgattctatattcaatattttttaaaaaattatatatgtacattttaattactttttataataaaaaatatgttaaaaatatatgagatatattttcaaactaataAATggttaataaataagataataatccatttatgtactgtgcctaattttatatctggaatttaattttttaaaattaactgtacaaatattcaactaactatcATTTTATTGCGGAATTCAAGCAAAtatgtttaaagttaaataaaatattcatttagcacacttacatattatgtgtatgataaaaagtacatgtgacaatatgatgtagtggtaagaggttgtatagttgaatgaaataacttgagtTCGATTCCTATAAACCACATCTTTAATGAGAATTTTTAATCTCATAAAATTATACCGTTATTCTCATATtataaaattaaggaaaaaagTGGATTTAGCATAAATACTAATAACTCCGTTAATTGAATTGATGCTATCAACTGGTGCATACGCTCttacaaaaattaaaatattGATTCTTAAAGACGTCAGATTAGAGTAGCTCATCTTCTTAGTAAGGTTAGTAGTAGTGTCTTCCAGCTTTATTGGGTCATTCTTGTAAATCCTTGTCCCAGGCTCTATTTGTTTCAcggaaattattattttcaggGTTTGTTTAGTTTTTATGAAGTTACTTTTGCTTCATTCTATTTTCTTGTGTGTTTTTAGCTTTTTGTGGCAAGGGAAGCGAGCCCTAATTTTTCCAAGTATTACTACTCCATATCTGTTATGTTTTTGGTTTATGTATGTGTTGTTTAATTGCGATTGCATTTATAATACCCCCTAGGTCTTTTACGGTGGTAACAGGGTCTGGGTCTCTACTTTTAGGATTATAGAGGTAAGCTATGCAAATCTAAAAATGCTCCGAGAAGCAAAATCATTATGTGTTTTTAGCATTGTTATATGATGCTCGTACTATATGCGAACTGCTAAGTGAGCTCTTTAATTGCTACCAGTACCAGTTGATGCTTAACACTTCTTAATACCATACTTACTATTTGCTCCTTTTATCTCCAGAAACATGGCCACGGCTTCTAAAACAAGGCGACTTGACTGCGGAGCTGACAGAATCAGCAACTTGCCCACACTCTTATTAGATGCTATTTTGATACGCTTGCCCGTTCGCGATGCAGCAAGAACTAGTATCCTTTCCACAACATGGAGGAATATATGGGGAACACACCCAAACCTAATTTTTGATGACAACTTTTTCTCACAATTAGTTTCCAAGAAAGATAAACAATCTCAACTATTTGAAGCTGTCAAAGCCGTTAATGACATTCTTTTACTACACACTGGCCCAGTTTTGAACTTCCTTCTCTTCATTCCTCCAGATCTGCCTCTTAATGAATGTATAGAAACGGATTTTTGGATTAAAAACATATCAAATAACGAGGTTAGGAATTTCAAACTTCTTAATGCTCAAGAAATTCCCTACACAATGCCCTCTTATTTGTTTTCCTGTTTCAAGTTAAATGATCTGACTCTCGGTTACTGCATATTGAAACCACCCCTTAGATTTGGAGGCTTCTTTCTTCTAGAAAGTGTTAGGCTTATGAAAGTCATAATTACTGCTGACATATCATTCGGGCCTAAACTTGAGCAATTGATCATGGAATGTTGCATTGGGATTAAACATTTGGGATGTCTATTTAAAAATCATAGCAATCTTAGTATACTGATCATTTACAGCGGAGATATTGACTGGAAATTGTTTGAATGCACCCAAAAGGTGCATCTCATTAGTCTCTCTTTGAAAAAAGTGACAGATCCTAGAGAGAAAATTGTCAATTTAGAGGGATTTGTTGGCAGCATGCCTAAAATGAATAATCTGCTTGTTGATGATCTTTTCCTCAAGGTAAAGTGGAAATAACCTTATAGATTTATTTGATTAGTATTGTCATTCACAAATATGATTAGCAATACATGTCATCCTGCATTTTgtatttcatgttttaattcatTTTTCCGCCCAAATTTATCATACATGTGTATAGTCCTTGAAACCAGCTTCAACTATTCCGGAGATGCTTACAACAAAAATGGAGAACTTGAAATATCTGTACTTCGCTGGTGTTGGATTTCATGATTTGGTTCAGATTAAGTATGTTCTTTGCTTGATCAGAAGTTCACCCAACCTGCAATATCTTTCTATGGGACCGGTAAGAACTAAACCTGAAGCAGtctaaaatatatttttaaatattattattcgTTACTTCAATGGATAATTTTTCTATATATTTTCGAGGTTTGTGATGAGAAACTAAGAACCGAAGCTGGAGTTGGGCTTACTTATTTCGTAGGAGCGAAGGTTAAATTCCTAGGTctaaaaatatatgttttttaaAGTAGAGACGTGATGTATGTAAGTAATCAATGACACAGGCCTGAAAATAATATCTAAACAGTCATATAAATATGAAAAGGAGAAAATGAACTGATGTATATACAATAAAAACAACAAAAAGTAATTTATAAGAACATTAAAAGGATTTAGAACTTGAATAAATTAATGTCCAGCAGAATTTAAATTTTTGACCTATGGTACAGGAAGACCTTTTTTGAAACACAAACAATACTGCAGGCAGCTAAAATTTGCAAGTTCAGGCGAACAGTCACAAAGAGCTTATGACTAATAGTAACAAGGTGAGTCATGAGTGTCCTTTACTATGCCTGTGACTCCCCTTCAAGTAAAGAGCTTATGACTACCCTTCAGGTAAAGAGCTAACATTGTGCCAATTAAATTACTAATTTTCTGTTGACAGACAACCTTGTGCTATACTTTGTAGCATGGGATATCTGAAATAATTCTTTCTGTACTGTTGTTTGGTACAGTGAGATCCAACTCTGAGAATGTTTATTTTATCAACATTCTCATTATACCATATCCAAATTTAAATTATCTAAgaattataaaaatgatattgTTTTTAAGAATTTATGATCGCAGACATCTCAATCCTGATGTCTATTCCTTTGGTAGTTCTATAAATGAAATAAATGTACATCGTTAATTAAGTTAGACATGCACCTTAAATTTTGCTTTATTTGATTCCCCTAAAAGTTGTTGGCTTCTACTAAATTCTTTAAATTATATTCAACATGTTTTAGTTAAAGTTAATTCACTTTCCCTTATTTGATTATCTTTACCAGGTGTAAAAGAATTCAGTTATTTCCTTGTGATTGGTATTTCTACCTATTATCATAAGCTGCTTACACGAAAATGTTGTCTTGTTTTGACTCGTGTAATTTTGGTTTTCCACCTTGTTCTCTTTCAATCTGGGCTCACATTCTCTTATATATGCTTTCACTCTACAAATCACATTGTATCTAAATTTTCATGTGCTGTTTATTATAGGATCGCATAGTTATCAAGGTGTCGTCTAAGCATTGTCTAGGTGAGAAGGCGATAGTAAGCGGGTAGGCGTTCGACCCGCCTAGATTTTTTTGAAGTAGGCGACACCAAAGGTTGCCTGGACATCCTTAGACGGCTATTAGATGGCTAGGAAACGCCTAAATCTGCCTTGTTGTGGTTATATCTGATCCAAAAGGTTTCTAATGACCCGGTATAGGCCGTATTTCTATAGAGAAAACACGTTATATTAAGAAAACAGTCGTCAAACTCTAATTTTCAACAGTTAAAGGAGGAAAAAGAAGCATCTGCTACTCTGCCCTGCTGCTTTCAGAATCAAAGTTTCTGGACTTTTTCCTAATGTTTTCTTACCAGAGTTAtgcacacacacatatatatatatatacataattatatagttcttctatgttattattataaatgtatgtatataagAAAAGTAATTAACATTTAGAGTTGTGCTTATACTCCACCTAATGGTTTCCTAGGAGAGCGCCTAACCACCTAGGCGGTGCAATGACGCCTAGCCTCACCTTTGCATGTTGACAAGTATGTTGAATCGTACTTTGTCCTCTCTTAATCTAAAGTTTTCCTTTATCTAATATTATATTTCCCTTGTCTATTATCTTCCCTAACATTATCGGGCTGTTGGGGATTAgcaattcctttatcattcacTACTATCCAATTGTCTTATATTGGGACACGTTATAATCTAGGGGTGTCATATACCGCGCACAGCACTCCTCATAAACTGCTTCCTATGTATGCGGTTCCAGATTAAGTTTTCCCCAAACCGTGTCATATGGTGCTGTTTGCAGTTTAAATGTTGATCAACGTTGTTCAAACCACACACACTTAGTATGGATTAGTATGTATAGGATAATACGGGTCCAATATGACCAATAGAGGTTATAAGCTTCTTTTTATTTGAACTTGTTGGCACTTGATCTATCTGTTACATGCCAACTCGTGAAATGTTCCCCTCTGTTTTGTTATTATTCAATTCTTATATTCACATACCTATCTAAGACTATTATTTAGATTGAGACACTAAAGGCCAAAAAAATCAGGATAGAATCAAGGCAGTATTCTGGCTGATTATTTGTTGGAGTGTTTATATCTTGGAGTATGTAATAGACGGTGGATCGTACTCCTAATCCTAAAGCCACTGCAGAATAATTAATACTATAGTACTACAACACGCTCTGCATTGCTTACTAAACAAATGCGTAGGTAAAT is a window from the Apium graveolens cultivar Ventura chromosome 1, ASM990537v1, whole genome shotgun sequence genome containing:
- the LOC141663487 gene encoding F-box/FBD/LRR-repeat protein At1g13570-like isoform X4; the protein is MRTAKNMATASKTRRLDCGADRISNLPTLLLDAILIRLPVRDAARTSILSTTWRNIWGTHPNLIFDDNFFSQLVSKKDKQSQLFEAVKAVNDILLLHTGPVLNFLLFIPPDLPLNECIETDFWIKNISNNEVRNFKLLNAQEIPYTMPSYLFSCFKLNDLTLGYCILKPPLRFGGFFLLESVRLMKVIITADISFGPKLEQLIMECCIGIKHLGCLFKNHSNLSILIIYSGDIDWKLFECTQKVHLISLSLKKVTDPREKIVNLEGFVGSMPKMNNLLVDDLFLKSLKPASTIPEMLTTKMENLKYLYFAGVGFHDLVQIKYVLCLIRSSPNLQYLSMGPVCDEKLRTEAGVGLTYFVGAKAAKICKFRRTVTKSL
- the LOC141663487 gene encoding F-box/FBD/LRR-repeat protein At1g13570-like isoform X1; protein product: MRTAKNMATASKTRRLDCGADRISNLPTLLLDAILIRLPVRDAARTSILSTTWRNIWGTHPNLIFDDNFFSQLVSKKDKQSQLFEAVKAVNDILLLHTGPVLNFLLFIPPDLPLNECIETDFWIKNISNNEVRNFKLLNAQEIPYTMPSYLFSCFKLNDLTLGYCILKPPLRFGGFFLLESVRLMKVIITADISFGPKLEQLIMECCIGIKHLGCLFKNHSNLSILIIYSGDIDWKLFECTQKVHLISLSLKKVTDPREKIVNLEGFVGSMPKMNNLLVDDLFLKSLKPASTIPEMLTTKMENLKYLYFAGVGFHDLVQIKYVLCLIRSSPNLQYLSMGPVCDEKLRTEAGVGLTYFVGAKNPIGNSRSGLDSEAVSKNSGKSVEKYLQLPIRDMLLDKLQTVDISGMVGSTAELRFIKLMLVSSPSLEIMSLGFSSATDEEVRSRISRELFQFNRCASTTVELIM
- the LOC141663487 gene encoding F-box/FBD/LRR-repeat protein At1g13570-like isoform X3 is translated as MRTAKNMATASKTRRLDCGADRISNLPTLLLDAILIRLPVRDAARTSILSTTWRNIWGTHPNLIFDDNFFSQLVSKKDKQSQLFEAVKAVNDILLLHTGPVLNFLLFIPPDLPLNECIETDFWIKNISNNEVRNFKLLNAQEIPYTMPSYLFSCFKLNDLTLGYCILKPPLRFGGFFLLESVRLMKVIITADISFGPKLEQLIMECCIGIKHLGCLFKNHSNLSILIIYSGDIDWKLFECTQKVHLISLSLKKVTDPREKIVNLEGFVGSMPKMNNLLVDDLFLKSLKPASTIPEMLTTKMENLKYLYFAGVGFHDLVQIKYVLCLIRSSPNLQYLSMGPNPIGNSRSGLDSEAVSKNSGKSVEKYLQLPIRDMLLDKLQTVDISGMVGSTAELRFIKLMLVSSPSLEIMSLGFSSATDEEVRSRISRELFQFNRCASTTVELIM
- the LOC141663487 gene encoding F-box/FBD/LRR-repeat protein At1g13570-like isoform X2, which gives rise to MATASKTRRLDCGADRISNLPTLLLDAILIRLPVRDAARTSILSTTWRNIWGTHPNLIFDDNFFSQLVSKKDKQSQLFEAVKAVNDILLLHTGPVLNFLLFIPPDLPLNECIETDFWIKNISNNEVRNFKLLNAQEIPYTMPSYLFSCFKLNDLTLGYCILKPPLRFGGFFLLESVRLMKVIITADISFGPKLEQLIMECCIGIKHLGCLFKNHSNLSILIIYSGDIDWKLFECTQKVHLISLSLKKVTDPREKIVNLEGFVGSMPKMNNLLVDDLFLKSLKPASTIPEMLTTKMENLKYLYFAGVGFHDLVQIKYVLCLIRSSPNLQYLSMGPVCDEKLRTEAGVGLTYFVGAKNPIGNSRSGLDSEAVSKNSGKSVEKYLQLPIRDMLLDKLQTVDISGMVGSTAELRFIKLMLVSSPSLEIMSLGFSSATDEEVRSRISRELFQFNRCASTTVELIM